One window of the Crassaminicella thermophila genome contains the following:
- a CDS encoding ArsR/SmtB family transcription factor — protein MNVSAEIFKALSDENRITILKLLTCGELCVCDILENLDLSQPTVSHHLKVLHQAGLIHVDKRGKWKYYSINDEQIIEIKEFFQWILNKDLDIEIKYSDSDCDQTRKKVKECGE, from the coding sequence GTGAATGTATCGGCAGAAATATTTAAAGCTTTATCTGATGAAAATAGAATAACTATTCTTAAACTATTAACATGTGGAGAATTATGTGTTTGTGATATTTTAGAGAATTTGGATTTATCTCAGCCTACAGTATCCCATCATTTGAAAGTACTTCATCAAGCAGGCTTGATTCATGTTGATAAAAGAGGCAAATGGAAGTACTATTCAATAAACGATGAACAAATTATAGAAATTAAAGAATTCTTTCAATGGATTTTAAACAAAGATTTAGATATTGAAATAAAGTATAGTGATTCAGATTGTGATCAAACAAGAAAAAAAGTAAAGGAGTGTGGAGAATGA
- a CDS encoding biotin transporter BioY — protein sequence MKFKTRDMILVAMFAALTAIGAFIKIPTPIVPVTLQYLFCAFSGVLLGARLGLCSQLLYVGIGLSGIPIFTKGGGISYVYQPTFGYLIGFIICAYVIGKFTEKLKEVNFKSVFFPVILGLISVYSVGVPYLYMVIRYHIGKPITFMTALKLGFFPFIIQDILWSVLISYIAIKVVPSLRKAGYNQ from the coding sequence ATGAAATTTAAAACAAGGGATATGATATTAGTTGCAATGTTTGCAGCCCTTACGGCTATTGGTGCTTTTATAAAAATACCAACACCGATTGTACCAGTTACGTTGCAATATTTATTCTGTGCTTTTTCAGGAGTGCTTTTAGGAGCTCGATTAGGACTTTGTTCTCAACTTTTATATGTAGGAATTGGACTTAGTGGTATTCCTATTTTTACAAAGGGTGGAGGAATTTCATATGTGTATCAGCCAACCTTTGGATACTTAATCGGATTTATAATTTGTGCTTATGTGATAGGAAAATTTACTGAAAAATTAAAAGAAGTAAATTTTAAAAGTGTATTTTTTCCTGTGATTTTAGGGCTTATATCTGTATATAGTGTAGGTGTTCCTTATTTATATATGGTAATTCGCTACCATATTGGAAAGCCAATTACTTTTATGACAGCCTTAAAGCTTGGATTTTTTCCATTTATTATACAGGATATTCTTTGGAGTGTTTTAATTTCATATATAGCAATTAAAGTAGTTCCATCTCTTCGAAAAGCAGGGTATAATCAGTAA
- a CDS encoding anaerobic ribonucleoside-triphosphate reductase activating protein, producing MNIIGHQKSSFIDYPEKICTVYFVAGCNFRCPYCHNSHIVKEAGKFISEEEIFSFLNKRKKFIDAVCISGGEPTLYEELYGFIKKIKMEGFLVKLDTNGTNPKILEKLLKEGLIDYVAMDIKAPFHKYEFVTKAKIDIENIKMSIHIIKNANIDYEFRTTVCKELLTKEDLIEIATYLKGSKRYSIQNFRDGETVLAGKNQLHSYDLETLEEIKKEIEGYFEIFKVRK from the coding sequence ATGAATATCATAGGCCATCAGAAAAGTTCTTTTATAGATTATCCAGAAAAAATCTGTACAGTATATTTTGTAGCAGGGTGTAATTTTAGATGTCCTTATTGTCACAATAGTCATATTGTAAAAGAAGCAGGAAAATTTATAAGTGAAGAAGAAATTTTTTCGTTTTTAAACAAAAGGAAGAAGTTTATAGATGCTGTATGTATTTCTGGTGGAGAACCTACTCTTTATGAAGAGCTATATGGTTTTATAAAAAAAATAAAAATGGAAGGTTTTTTGGTTAAACTAGATACGAATGGAACAAACCCTAAAATTTTGGAGAAATTACTTAAAGAAGGGTTAATAGATTATGTTGCGATGGATATAAAAGCACCATTTCATAAATATGAATTTGTGACAAAAGCAAAGATTGATATAGAAAATATAAAGATGAGTATTCATATTATTAAAAATGCAAATATAGATTATGAATTTAGAACAACGGTGTGTAAAGAATTATTGACGAAAGAAGATTTAATAGAAATAGCAACTTACTTAAAGGGTAGTAAAAGATACTCTATACAAAACTTTAGAGATGGAGAGACAGTTTTAGCAGGAAAAAATCAATTGCATTCATATGATTTGGAAACACTAGAAGAAATTAAAAAAGAAATAGAAGGGTATTTTGAGATTTTTAAAGTTAGAAAATAA
- a CDS encoding ABC transporter substrate-binding protein, with translation MRKIAFILIVFMIITYLFGCGIGKERYYNKLNVYNWGEYIDPSVLDDFEKEYGIKINYETFATNEEMLAKIQAGGTDYDVIFPSEYMVEVMIKEGLLQELDFDNLSNFKNIGEEFKDFPYDPGNKYSVPYFWGTMGIVYNTKKVHEEVDSWDALWDENYKGDIVMLDSVRDTVGVALKRLGYSLNTKNINELEEAKESLIEQKPLVKAYEADAYKDMMASGEAAMSLAWSGDAMMLVNENPDLKYVIPKEGTNLWFDTMAVPITSKHKREAELFINYMMRPEVAAKCTEFVMYATSNVEAMKLLPKEFIENELAYPKGNIIEKGEVFVDLGEFTKEYNRVWAEIKAY, from the coding sequence TTGAGAAAAATTGCCTTTATACTTATTGTTTTTATGATTATTACTTATCTTTTTGGGTGTGGAATAGGGAAGGAAAGATATTATAACAAACTCAATGTGTATAACTGGGGTGAATATATAGATCCTAGTGTATTGGATGATTTTGAAAAAGAATATGGGATAAAAATCAATTATGAAACCTTTGCTACTAATGAGGAAATGCTTGCGAAGATACAAGCAGGAGGAACTGATTATGATGTTATTTTTCCGTCTGAATATATGGTAGAGGTTATGATAAAAGAAGGATTGCTACAGGAATTAGACTTTGATAACCTATCTAATTTTAAAAATATAGGAGAAGAATTCAAAGACTTTCCTTATGATCCTGGTAACAAATATTCTGTTCCTTATTTTTGGGGAACTATGGGTATTGTATATAATACAAAGAAGGTTCATGAAGAAGTTGATAGTTGGGATGCTCTTTGGGATGAAAATTACAAAGGGGATATTGTAATGCTTGATAGTGTGAGAGATACAGTAGGTGTTGCCTTGAAAAGATTAGGATACTCCTTAAACACAAAAAATATTAATGAATTAGAAGAAGCAAAAGAATCTTTAATTGAGCAGAAACCTTTAGTAAAGGCATATGAAGCAGATGCTTATAAGGATATGATGGCTTCAGGAGAAGCAGCAATGTCTTTAGCTTGGTCAGGAGATGCTATGATGCTTGTTAATGAAAATCCTGATTTAAAGTATGTCATTCCAAAGGAAGGAACAAACCTTTGGTTTGATACAATGGCAGTTCCTATTACAAGTAAACATAAAAGAGAAGCTGAATTGTTTATAAATTATATGATGCGGCCTGAAGTTGCTGCAAAATGTACAGAATTTGTAATGTATGCTACATCAAATGTGGAAGCAATGAAGTTATTGCCAAAGGAATTTATAGAAAATGAATTGGCTTATCCAAAGGGAAATATAATTGAAAAAGGAGAAGTATTTGTAGATTTAGGAGAATTTACAAAAGAATATAATCGTGTTTGGGCTGAAATAAAAGCTTATTAA
- the bioB gene encoding biotin synthase BioB, producing MKKLIEEVKKRIIDGGEITYEEALKFMGISEKDEEMLKFLFDAANIIREKFVGNKADLCTIMNAKSGRCSENCKYCAQSAHHKTGVEEYDLLDYDKILKRALEMERDGAHRFSLVTSGRGIDEQDFEKLLNIYKRLSMDTNLKICASHGIISYEQAVRLKEAGVCMYHHNVETSERFYESICSTHNYQDRIDTIKNVKKAGLDLCCGGIIGLGENIEDRVKMAFEIKGLGIKSIPINILNPIKGTPLENQEKVSALEALKTMAVYRLIIPDGYIRYAGGRIALGEMQNIGFKAGVNAALVGNYLTTIGNKIVEDVKMIKGEGFEV from the coding sequence ATGAAAAAACTTATAGAAGAAGTTAAAAAAAGGATTATCGATGGTGGAGAAATAACTTATGAAGAAGCATTAAAATTTATGGGTATTTCTGAAAAAGATGAAGAAATGCTGAAATTTCTTTTTGATGCGGCAAATATTATTAGAGAAAAGTTTGTAGGAAACAAAGCTGATTTATGTACTATAATGAATGCAAAGAGTGGAAGGTGTTCAGAGAATTGTAAGTATTGTGCCCAATCTGCCCATCATAAAACTGGTGTTGAGGAATATGACTTATTAGATTATGATAAAATTTTAAAAAGAGCTTTAGAGATGGAAAGAGATGGCGCTCACCGTTTTTCTCTTGTTACTAGTGGAAGAGGAATAGATGAGCAGGACTTTGAAAAATTACTTAATATTTATAAAAGATTAAGTATGGATACAAATTTAAAAATATGTGCTTCTCATGGAATAATATCCTACGAACAAGCTGTAAGATTAAAAGAAGCAGGGGTTTGCATGTATCATCATAATGTAGAAACTAGTGAGAGGTTTTATGAAAGCATATGTAGTACGCATAATTATCAAGACCGAATTGATACTATAAAAAATGTAAAAAAAGCAGGACTTGATTTATGCTGTGGAGGAATCATAGGATTAGGAGAAAATATAGAAGATCGTGTAAAGATGGCATTTGAAATTAAAGGTTTAGGAATAAAATCTATACCTATAAATATTTTAAATCCTATAAAGGGAACACCCCTAGAAAATCAGGAGAAAGTATCTGCATTAGAAGCATTAAAGACTATGGCTGTATATCGACTGATTATACCAGATGGCTATATTCGTTATGCTGGAGGAAGAATTGCCCTAGGAGAAATGCAGAATATTGGCTTTAAAGCAGGTGTGAATGCAGCTTTAGTAGGAAATTATTTAACTACTATAGGGAATAAAATAGTAGAAGATGTAAAAATGATAAAAGGGGAAGGCTTTGAAGTATAA
- the arsB gene encoding ACR3 family arsenite efflux transporter, which produces MKNKVNTKQALGFFGNYLTIWVALCIVVGIIIGQVFPQFPKTLSKFEYAQVSIPVAILIWLMIYPMMLKIDFSSIVEATKKPKGLTVTCVTNWLIKPFTMYFFAWLFLKVIFKSFIPAELSSQYLAGAVLLGAAPCTAMVFVWSHLTEGDPAYTLVQVAVNDLILLIGFTPIVAILLGVSDVVVPYDTLFLSVVLFVVIPLLGGYISRKYIIKNKGKEYFENIFLKKFNGITEVGLLLTLIIIFSFQGEVILNNPIHIALIAIPLIIQTFFIFILAYGWAKAWKLPHNIAAPGSMIGASNFFELAVAVAISLFGLKSGAALATVVGVLVEVPVMLTLVKIANNTRHWFLEKEK; this is translated from the coding sequence ATGAAAAATAAAGTAAACACAAAACAAGCACTAGGTTTCTTTGGAAATTATTTAACTATTTGGGTTGCTCTTTGTATTGTGGTAGGGATAATCATCGGTCAAGTATTCCCACAATTTCCAAAAACACTAAGCAAGTTTGAATATGCACAAGTTTCAATACCTGTTGCTATCCTTATATGGCTGATGATTTATCCAATGATGTTAAAGATTGATTTTTCAAGTATTGTTGAAGCTACAAAAAAACCAAAAGGTTTAACGGTTACTTGTGTTACAAATTGGTTGATAAAGCCTTTTACAATGTATTTTTTTGCATGGCTTTTTCTTAAAGTAATCTTCAAATCTTTTATACCTGCTGAGTTAAGTTCACAATATTTAGCTGGAGCAGTTTTGTTAGGGGCAGCTCCATGTACGGCAATGGTATTTGTTTGGAGCCATTTAACAGAAGGAGATCCAGCTTATACACTTGTACAGGTTGCTGTGAATGATTTAATATTATTAATAGGTTTTACGCCAATTGTTGCTATTTTATTAGGAGTAAGTGATGTAGTGGTTCCTTATGATACATTGTTTTTATCTGTTGTATTATTTGTTGTAATACCTTTATTAGGAGGATATATATCAAGAAAGTATATTATAAAGAATAAAGGAAAAGAATATTTTGAGAATATATTTTTAAAAAAATTTAATGGTATTACAGAAGTAGGACTTTTGCTTACATTAATTATTATATTCTCTTTCCAAGGAGAAGTGATTCTAAATAATCCTATACACATTGCTTTAATAGCGATTCCACTAATAATACAAACTTTCTTTATATTTATTTTAGCTTATGGGTGGGCAAAAGCATGGAAGCTTCCACATAATATAGCAGCACCAGGATCAATGATTGGAGCAAGTAATTTCTTTGAATTAGCAGTTGCTGTTGCAATATCACTATTTGGATTAAAATCAGGAGCAGCTTTAGCAACAGTAGTAGGTGTTTTGGTAGAAGTTCCTGTAATGCTAACCCTTGTTAAAATAGCAAATAATACAAGACATTGGTTTTTGGAAAAAGAAAAATAA
- a CDS encoding ribonucleoside triphosphate reductase — translation MSVTKVQKRNGEIVDFDSSKIKLAIFAAAKSVGGKDEMVAARLAKIVVEIINETYGASIPSVEDVQDIVEKVLIEEGHAKTAKAYILYRKRHEEIREVKNLFMDAERMIEEYVNLEDWRVNENANMGFSLQGLNNHIVESITKKYWLNKIYRKELREAHIRGDLHIHDLGLLAPYCCGWDLEAFLRYGFKGAKGKIESKPPRHLESALGQLVNLLYTLQGESAGAQAVSSIDTYLAPFIYYDNLSYEQVKKAIQRFVFNLNVPTRVGFQTPFTNVTLDITPHPLLKNQPVIIGGERMDKTYKEFQKEMDVFNKAFCEVMMEGDGAGRAFSFPIPTVNITPDFPWDSEPVNAIMEMTRKFGTPYFANFLNSDLSPEDVRSMCCRLRLDNRELRRRGGGLFGANPLTGSINVVTLNMARIGYLSKSIEEFKKRVRELMEIAKEICENKRDVLEKYMDAGLYPYSRFYLQGVKDSTGEYFKNHFSTIGLNGMNEACINLLGVDITTEEGNEFAVEIMEFMNRVIQIFQEETGSLWNLEASPAEGASYRFARLDKKMYPNIFTQGKDEPYYTNSTQLPVGYTNDIFEAVELQEKLQSLYTGGTVLHGFIGEEIDSIETCKILLKRVMENSSIPYITITPTFSICGEHGYLSGEHFECPHCGKEAEVWTRVVGFHRPVQAWNKGKREEFKDRKEFSHIESLKHKQSITNIKIG, via the coding sequence ATGTCAGTCACAAAGGTTCAAAAGAGAAACGGAGAAATTGTCGATTTTGACAGTAGTAAAATTAAACTAGCTATCTTTGCTGCAGCAAAATCTGTAGGTGGAAAAGATGAAATGGTTGCTGCTAGACTTGCAAAGATTGTAGTTGAAATTATAAATGAAACATATGGAGCTAGTATACCGTCTGTAGAGGATGTTCAAGATATAGTAGAAAAAGTATTAATTGAAGAAGGACATGCTAAAACAGCAAAGGCATACATTCTTTATAGAAAAAGACATGAAGAAATAAGAGAAGTGAAAAACTTATTTATGGATGCAGAAAGAATGATTGAAGAATATGTCAATCTAGAGGATTGGCGTGTAAATGAAAATGCTAACATGGGATTTTCGTTACAAGGATTAAACAATCATATTGTTGAAAGTATTACAAAAAAATACTGGTTAAATAAAATCTATAGAAAAGAATTAAGAGAAGCACATATTCGAGGAGATTTACATATTCACGATTTAGGACTATTAGCACCTTATTGTTGTGGATGGGATTTAGAAGCTTTTTTAAGATATGGATTTAAAGGAGCAAAAGGAAAAATTGAATCTAAGCCTCCAAGGCATTTAGAATCTGCTTTAGGTCAACTTGTAAACTTACTTTATACACTACAAGGGGAATCAGCAGGGGCACAAGCTGTATCTAGTATTGATACATATTTAGCACCTTTTATCTATTATGATAATTTATCTTATGAGCAAGTAAAAAAAGCTATTCAAAGATTTGTATTCAACTTAAATGTGCCTACAAGAGTAGGTTTTCAAACACCTTTTACCAATGTTACTTTAGATATTACACCGCATCCATTACTTAAAAATCAGCCTGTAATAATAGGCGGTGAAAGAATGGATAAAACCTATAAAGAATTCCAAAAGGAAATGGATGTGTTTAATAAAGCTTTTTGTGAGGTAATGATGGAAGGGGATGGAGCAGGTAGAGCATTTAGCTTTCCAATTCCTACAGTAAACATTACACCAGATTTTCCTTGGGATTCTGAGCCTGTAAATGCTATTATGGAAATGACGAGAAAATTTGGAACACCTTATTTTGCAAATTTCTTAAATTCAGATTTATCACCTGAAGATGTTCGATCTATGTGCTGTCGTTTGAGACTTGATAATAGAGAGTTAAGAAGAAGAGGTGGAGGATTATTTGGTGCAAATCCATTGACTGGGTCTATTAATGTTGTTACATTGAATATGGCAAGAATAGGTTATTTATCAAAATCTATAGAAGAGTTCAAAAAAAGAGTAAGAGAATTGATGGAAATTGCAAAGGAAATTTGTGAAAATAAAAGAGATGTACTTGAAAAGTATATGGATGCAGGATTATATCCTTACTCTAGATTCTATCTTCAAGGGGTTAAGGATAGTACTGGGGAATATTTTAAAAATCATTTTTCAACCATTGGTTTAAATGGTATGAATGAAGCTTGTATAAATCTATTAGGTGTAGATATTACAACAGAAGAAGGAAATGAATTTGCAGTTGAAATTATGGAATTTATGAATCGTGTTATACAGATATTCCAAGAAGAAACAGGAAGCTTATGGAATTTAGAGGCATCTCCTGCAGAAGGAGCAAGTTATAGATTTGCAAGACTTGATAAAAAAATGTATCCAAATATTTTTACACAGGGAAAAGATGAACCTTATTATACAAATTCTACACAACTTCCAGTAGGCTATACAAATGATATATTTGAAGCTGTCGAACTGCAAGAAAAATTACAGTCTTTATATACAGGAGGAACAGTTTTACACGGATTTATAGGAGAAGAAATTGATAGTATTGAAACTTGTAAAATCCTTCTGAAAAGAGTAATGGAAAACAGTAGTATACCTTATATTACTATTACCCCAACTTTTTCAATTTGTGGAGAGCATGGATATTTATCTGGTGAACATTTTGAATGTCCACATTGTGGAAAGGAAGCAGAAGTTTGGACACGAGTAGTAGGATTCCACAGACCTGTTCAGGCATGGAATAAAGGAAAACGCGAAGAATTTAAGGACAGAAAAGAATTTTCTCATATAGAAAGCCTAAAGCATAAACAATCTATTACAAATATAAAAATCGGCTAA
- a CDS encoding sensor histidine kinase, protein MPKKFYDRMFKEKREIFTIFFLVQVTILIGITVYWIGNKYGILDKYYASYVFENILLVVLFLNGILGIVTLYMLKEFLLLTEKEKELEIQKFKLEQMEDTNLLLHGQRHDFLNNIQVIAGMLYLGNIEKAKEYIKGFTKGMVVDNKDLNILEEVKCPHLHTLFLNKLYKCKELGIEIHYDLEKEINLENYDAIDLVRILGNLLDNAIYAVKSLDKERRKINVSIFEDMGELVFEVYQMAPIIPKEIKEKIFKRGFTTKKNEGTGMGLYNVKNIVQKYEGDITLISEEGFGTSFTVKLPIPTGVK, encoded by the coding sequence ATGCCAAAAAAATTTTATGATAGAATGTTTAAAGAGAAAAGAGAAATTTTTACTATTTTTTTCTTAGTTCAAGTGACTATATTAATAGGAATTACTGTTTATTGGATTGGGAATAAATACGGGATATTGGATAAATATTATGCATCTTATGTGTTTGAAAACATACTTTTAGTGGTATTGTTTTTAAATGGTATCTTAGGAATTGTAACATTATACATGTTAAAGGAATTTTTGTTGTTGACTGAAAAGGAAAAGGAGCTTGAAATACAAAAATTTAAACTAGAACAAATGGAAGATACTAATCTTTTGTTGCATGGGCAGAGGCATGATTTTTTAAACAATATTCAAGTTATTGCAGGTATGCTTTATCTAGGAAATATAGAAAAGGCTAAAGAATATATTAAGGGTTTCACTAAGGGGATGGTCGTAGATAACAAAGACCTTAATATTCTTGAAGAAGTAAAATGTCCTCATCTTCATACCTTATTCTTAAATAAATTATACAAATGCAAAGAATTAGGTATTGAAATTCATTATGACTTAGAAAAAGAGATCAATTTAGAGAACTACGATGCAATAGATTTAGTGAGAATATTAGGAAATCTTTTAGATAATGCTATTTATGCAGTTAAGTCTCTTGATAAAGAACGAAGAAAAATAAATGTGTCTATATTTGAAGATATGGGAGAATTAGTATTTGAAGTATATCAAATGGCACCGATTATTCCAAAAGAAATAAAAGAAAAGATTTTTAAGAGAGGATTTACAACAAAGAAAAATGAAGGAACAGGAATGGGGTTATACAATGTAAAAAATATTGTACAGAAATATGAAGGAGATATAACCTTAATAAGTGAAGAAGGTTTTGGGACAAGTTTTACTGTAAAGCTGCCTATTCCTACAGGAGTAAAATAA
- the pyrE gene encoding orotate phosphoribosyltransferase has product MNMSQEIAKKLLEIGAVDIRSMNDLFTWASGIKSPIYCDNRLTMSYPEIRDMIAQGFESIIRENFSEAEVLVGTATAGIPHAAWVSQKMNLPMAYVRSSAKGHGKGNQIEGLIRKGQKVVVIEDLLSTGGSSMKAVDALKEAGADVLGVVAIFTYGFDQVDQLFDEKGIPYKTLTNYGVLLPIAVKMGYIKAEDKSILEKWSKDPYIFTKK; this is encoded by the coding sequence ATGAATATGAGTCAAGAAATTGCTAAAAAGCTTTTAGAAATTGGTGCAGTAGATATAAGAAGTATGAATGATTTATTTACTTGGGCATCAGGAATTAAATCTCCAATATATTGTGATAATCGTCTTACAATGAGTTATCCAGAGATTAGAGACATGATTGCACAAGGATTTGAAAGCATCATTAGAGAAAATTTTTCTGAAGCAGAAGTTTTAGTAGGAACAGCTACAGCTGGGATTCCTCATGCTGCATGGGTATCTCAGAAAATGAATTTGCCTATGGCGTATGTAAGAAGTTCAGCAAAGGGTCATGGAAAAGGAAATCAAATTGAGGGGCTTATAAGAAAAGGGCAAAAGGTTGTAGTTATTGAAGATTTATTATCCACAGGTGGAAGTTCTATGAAGGCAGTAGACGCCCTTAAAGAAGCAGGTGCAGATGTTTTAGGGGTTGTAGCAATATTTACCTATGGATTTGATCAAGTAGATCAACTTTTTGATGAAAAAGGTATTCCTTATAAGACATTAACAAATTATGGAGTTCTTCTTCCTATTGCCGTTAAAATGGGATATATAAAAGCGGAAGATAAGTCGATTTTGGAAAAATGGAGTAAAGACCCTTATATATTTACGAAAAAGTAG
- a CDS encoding putative glycoside hydrolase: MNRNKFFLVVAIVALIMMLSGCGAPTSKADGTTTDEVYKDENKDISEEETASKEDTIEEKNIVYISASKLNVRKEAQKDAQILESFMKGTAVEVVEEKTNEQNELWYKINFDTIDGKKTGWILSTYTVKDRIELLSEDLRVLDFSPQKKIKEYPNNKRVKVKGVYVTEHSFIGEGFERLLNLAKESEINAFVIDVKDDDGILLFPSEAAEKYSKEANERARCSIEKFNERMKILKENGIYTIARIVTFKDPMYTKAHPDRAILDRRTGKTFVSRDKLRWASPHDRELWEYDIAVAKEAAKLGFNEIQFDYVRFPASNGNKLDKVLDYRNNYGDLSKAQTIQNFLKQAYRELSKEEVYISADIFGLVGSVADDMGLGQYWEAISNVVDYVCPMMYPSHYANGTYGISIPDAYPYETIYYGVKDALARNKNIQTPAIIRPWIQDFTASWVKGHIRYGSKQVKDQIKALKENGIEEFLLWNAGNKYSQEALMK, translated from the coding sequence ATGAACAGAAATAAGTTTTTTTTAGTCGTGGCAATTGTTGCATTAATTATGATGCTTAGCGGGTGTGGGGCACCCACGTCAAAGGCAGATGGCACAACTACTGATGAAGTTTACAAAGATGAAAATAAGGACATAAGTGAAGAGGAAACTGCATCAAAAGAAGATACTATTGAAGAAAAGAATATTGTCTATATTAGTGCCAGTAAATTAAATGTTCGAAAAGAAGCTCAAAAAGATGCTCAAATTTTAGAGAGCTTTATGAAGGGGACTGCTGTTGAAGTAGTTGAAGAAAAAACTAATGAACAAAATGAGCTTTGGTATAAAATTAATTTTGATACAATTGATGGAAAAAAGACAGGATGGATTTTATCTACTTATACGGTAAAAGATCGTATAGAATTGTTGAGTGAAGACTTAAGGGTTTTAGATTTTTCTCCACAAAAAAAGATAAAAGAATATCCTAATAATAAAAGAGTAAAAGTAAAAGGTGTATATGTTACAGAACATTCTTTTATAGGAGAAGGATTTGAGAGACTTTTAAATCTTGCTAAAGAGAGTGAAATAAATGCATTTGTTATAGATGTAAAAGATGATGATGGAATTTTATTATTTCCAAGTGAAGCTGCTGAGAAGTATTCTAAAGAAGCAAATGAAAGAGCAAGATGCAGCATAGAAAAGTTCAATGAAAGAATGAAAATATTAAAAGAAAATGGAATATATACAATAGCAAGAATCGTTACATTTAAAGATCCTATGTACACAAAAGCACACCCAGATAGAGCAATACTTGATAGAAGAACAGGAAAAACATTTGTAAGTAGAGATAAGTTAAGATGGGCTTCTCCCCACGATCGAGAACTTTGGGAGTATGATATAGCAGTTGCCAAAGAAGCTGCAAAACTAGGCTTTAATGAAATACAATTTGATTATGTACGTTTCCCTGCTTCAAATGGGAATAAGCTTGATAAGGTTTTAGATTATAGAAATAACTATGGTGATTTAAGTAAGGCGCAAACAATTCAGAATTTCTTAAAACAAGCTTATAGGGAACTTTCTAAAGAAGAAGTTTATATTAGTGCGGATATATTTGGATTAGTAGGATCTGTTGCAGATGATATGGGGCTAGGCCAGTATTGGGAAGCTATAAGTAATGTGGTAGATTATGTTTGTCCTATGATGTATCCAAGTCATTATGCAAATGGAACTTATGGTATTTCTATACCAGATGCATATCCTTATGAAACGATATATTATGGAGTCAAAGATGCATTGGCTAGAAATAAAAATATACAAACGCCTGCTATAATCCGTCCATGGATTCAAGATTTTACTGCTAGTTGGGTAAAAGGACATATTAGATATGGATCAAAACAAGTAAAGGATCAAATCAAAGCATTAAAGGAAAATGGAATTGAAGAGTTTTTATTATGGAATGCAGGAAATAAATACTCACAAGAGGCACTTATGAAATAA
- the truA gene encoding tRNA pseudouridine(38-40) synthase TruA, with product MRNIKLTIEYDGSKYNGWQRLGNTENTIQFKIESVLSRMTGENIEVIASGRTDAGVHALNQVVNFKTNKILSSEYIRDYCNKYLPKDIVIKDAEEVDDRFHARYNAKSKKYLYRIWTGEIPTAFHRKYTYYIPHYLDIEAMKKASSYFIGKHDFKAFSSVKSKKKSTIREIYEINIKEEGKEIQMMFHGNGFLYNMVRIMVGTLIEVGEGKRRPEEIEEIINTKVRQNAGPTAPAQGLFLYQVYYEGLQV from the coding sequence ATGAGAAATATTAAGCTTACCATAGAGTATGACGGAAGTAAGTATAATGGATGGCAGAGGCTAGGAAATACAGAGAATACGATTCAGTTTAAAATAGAAAGCGTACTTTCTCGTATGACAGGTGAAAATATAGAGGTTATTGCTTCAGGAAGAACAGATGCAGGTGTCCATGCATTAAATCAAGTTGTAAATTTTAAAACAAATAAAATATTGAGTAGCGAATATATAAGGGATTATTGCAATAAGTATCTACCTAAAGATATTGTAATAAAAGATGCAGAAGAAGTAGATGATAGATTTCATGCTAGATATAATGCAAAGAGCAAAAAATATTTATACCGAATATGGACAGGAGAGATTCCAACGGCTTTTCATAGAAAATATACTTATTATATTCCACATTACTTAGACATAGAAGCTATGAAAAAGGCAAGTTCTTATTTTATAGGGAAACATGATTTTAAAGCTTTTTCTTCTGTGAAATCAAAGAAAAAATCAACTATAAGGGAAATATACGAAATTAATATAAAAGAAGAAGGAAAAGAAATACAAATGATGTTTCATGGAAACGGCTTTTTATATAATATGGTTCGTATTATGGTTGGAACGCTTATTGAGGTTGGAGAAGGAAAGAGACGTCCTGAAGAGATAGAAGAAATTATAAATACGAAGGTTCGACAAAACGCAGGCCCTACTGCACCAGCTCAAGGATTATTTTTATATCAAGTATATTACGAAGGTTTGCAGGTTTAA